tgagttaaatttatctATGTTTATTTcatatttgtttatttaaatatatgtattttaatgttaatttttaaaatgattttttcgtgaaaattaaatgtatatattcatggacatataattaaacatatttatgaatatttaaaatatattcataaataataaaataagaattcaATTGGTATTGTTATTAGCACAATTATCAAGAAAACGTAAATTTAAGTGTACTTAAATAAATATTTCACTTTTATTTAAGAATTGAGAGGAAGATGAATAGAAAAATACATTAATGTAAGATTATAAATAAAAGTAAATGCagaaacaataataatattaattattaattaaacttaaatgaAAGTGATTActcatataaatttatttaattgatggtGAAATGATAATCCAACGTTATGTTAGCCCTAGGAAAGTTGGAGGAGAGGCTTTTAAGACGAAAAACCCATCTTCCACATCTATCCATCTTCATCTTCATGTTCATGTGCATTCATTAATCAATGTGAGTgatccaaaataaataaaaagggaaggaaaaagcaTGATTCTTGTGGCTTACCATCGAACAgtcactttcttttcttttctcccttttAATATGCTCCCTATATATTCAATGCATTAGTAACTCCCCATTCTACTCAATTACCATTTTCTCCTCATTCTCTTAATTTCTCTCCATttagaattttaatatttaactgGATATTACTCTTTTGTATAGTTCGAATTGATTGGAGAAGAAATCATAAAATATGATATAATGTTGCTCACTTCATCCCTTAATTATAAGGTCAGAAGTTTAATCCTCATCTATAAAAATAAAGCACATTTCATAATTaatctaaaaaaaattatatatagatAAATAGTAGGAGTAATTTATTGGATTATATGGATGATAATTCAAGGGATTGAATTGCTTGTTTTTTCCATTAAAAAAAATGGATTAGGGTTATGGAAAATACATGTAATGAATCTCGGGGTCTCCACTAATTATGCAAATATGTATTAgcatttaagaaataatcaaaggATAATTAGTGGATTTAGCAACGATTAACTCATGAAATGGGGAAAATAACATAAATAAGAAACTAATTGTAAAACGTATAAGAATAACATATTAAACACAAGGGATAAATATCGAATTTGTACACGAACTttagtttaatgtgtaatttgatGCAATCATACACATTAAACTGGAATTGTGGTTCTTATATATACacgaaattttgattttaatttaatttatatatttaaagaaataaatacttatatttatttttatattcgattAATATAGTTGTTTGTGTATGTAATATAGTAACAAAAAATATGTTAATTGAATAGTGTTGTTAATGAAATGTAAAAATTGAATCaagttaaaattttatggatagtaATACATATTTGATCAAAATTAATGTATAGTTaaatataattgtaataaataaaatgtaacaaTGATATTTAATTTAGAAAGAATAATGGAAAAATAGGATAGCAAAACAAAAGAAAGGATGATGAAAGAGAAGAATGGGCAAATAAAAACCTTTATGTTCCCCAAATAGAGTGTGGGCGACCATGTTGTGAGCCATTAAAATCACCATCAAGTCTTGAGAGATTGGGGTGACCTCCATCCCTCTAGAACCCACAAATAACTCTAATGGACCATAATGTTCCGACGACAATCCCTACAAGTGGAAAACAGCAGTTCAAAAACATTCTAGAAAAACGAGGGCTTTTGGGTCATTTTGAAGTGATCAGAAATAAATAACTGGAAGATGCTTGCTTACACACTCCCTTTAGTTACTTACTTTTGGGGCAATTTGCTACCCTTTTATCTTTTCCCTTCAATCCCAGTAGTTGAATCGGAGGTCCCGTGATAGTTCACCGGGTTTATCCGGTCAGACTCATACATTCACCGGATAAACCAGTTTATTATCTAAAACAACCCATTCctattttatattttgtattttttattacaAAATCTTATTAATTGGGAGGGTCTGGGCCTAGTCTTATAGGCCACATAGCATAGTGAAGAGAGAGAATCTAAAATGGCATGATGCCAGCTATGAAGTTGAAGGATGAAAGCCTTCTCTGAGGTCAAAGCTGgcaattttctctcttttttttttcctttcctttcatGGAGAGAACAAATTCTCTCCATAACCTTCCCCTTATTTACTCCTCTCCGATCTTCATTATCATTTCAGATTTTAAATCAAGGTTTTCTCCATTCTTcccctctctctctttctctctcccaCCTACTTTCCCTTTTCCCACCGTTTCTTTCTCCAATTGCTCCTCATACgtaacatatatgtatatatgcatgctTCGGGAgcaagaaagaaaagagagagggagagagaggGGTTAATGGTTGAtagattttatttcttcttcaACAAGGAAAAAGTGAATTAAAAACAACCATGGCTGTTTCTCCATGTTTGAGTGCTAATGATCAGAAGAAACACTGGTGGGTTAGCAATAGAAAGGTAAAAAGCCTTGATCTTTCATTCAGTTTCTACCaagtttcatttaaaaaaaatgatcGTATTAACTCTGCATTTGACTGAAATGGGGGTTGTTTTACATTGATCTGCGCAGCTTGTAGAAAAGTATGTTAAGGATGCAAGGTGCCTTATGGCGACGCAAGAACAAAGCGAGATGGCTTCCGCTCTTAATCTTCTAGATGCGGCATTGGCTCTGTCGCCCCGTTTCGAGATAGCTCTGGAACTGAAGGCCAGATGTTTGCTGTATCTGAGACGTTTCAAGGACGTTGCTGACATGCTTCAAGACTACATTCCAAGTATCAAGATCTCCAGCGACGACTCCGCCTCCCTTTCCTCTGATAACTCCTCCCAACCCCTCTCCAGGGAGCGTGTCAACCTTCTCCCTCCTCCTAACTCCCAAGATCCTTCTTTCAAGTGTTTCTCTGTCTCCGACTTGAAGAAGAAAGTTATGGCTGGGATGAGTAAAAACTGCGACAAAGAAGGGCAATGGAGGTAATTTTAACTTTCCTTATGGTTGTTGTTTATTTGTTTGTTATCGGAGGACATCATGTTCTATTCTAGTGCTATTGAAGTAAATGCAGAGCCTGCCTTCATGGGATTTCCAACTTCTGACCATCTGCAAAATCGCCTCTTTTATATTTCCTTTTTGGAATGGTGTTATTAGTTGACTATTAGCTACCATTTTAAAATGTTCCTGAAAATCATATATAGAAACGAGAATCATGTTGGTTGTTATTTTGTGTACCCAAGTTTTAAACAAAATGAAATTAACCAATAGTTAAGTGAACCcagaaatattaaaaataaacaagTTAGGAAACGCAATTTGGCTATGGTCCTCTTCTATAAGTAAGTgattaatttttttccataggaaaagaataataaataaagccCGATCTCGACTGAATTTTCAGGCAAAAAGGGCATGGGTGTAATTTTGAACTCTATTTTGATACAGGTACTTGGTTCTAGGCCAAGCGTGCTGTCAGTTAGGCCTAATGGAGGACGCTATGGTTCTCCTCCAAACCGGAAAGCGTCTAGCATCCGCCGCATTCCGCCGTGAAAGCATCTGCAGGTCCGATGATAGTTTCTCCCTCCCTACCACTATCACTACATCAGACATCTCCTCTGCCGCCACAACGCCTCCCTCTACGCCTCCACGGAATCCCACATCTCTCTCTGAATTCCAAAACATTTCCCACCTTCTATCTCATATCAAATTCCTCCTCCGCCGTCGAACTGCTGCCATTGCCGCTTTAGATGCTAGCCTCTACTCCGAAGCCATACGCCATTTCTCCAAGATCGTGGACGGCCGCCGTCTCGCCCCTCAGGGCTTCCTCGCAGAGTGTTATATGCATCGAGCCTCTGCTTACAAGGCATCGGGTCGGATAGCTGAGTCAATCTCCGACTGCAACAAAACGCTTGCTCTTGACCCAACTTGCATCCAAGCGCTCGACACCAGGGCCTCACTTTTGGAAACAATACGCTGTTTACCTGATTGTTTGCACGACCTTGAACACTTGAAACTACTTTACAATTCCATCTTGCGGGATAGGAAGCTTCCAGGGCCTGTCTGGAAGCGTCACAACGTTAGGTACAGGGAGATTCCAGGGAAGCTTTGCGCGTTGACCACTAAAATTCAGCAGTTGAAGCAAAGGGTTGCATCTGGGGAGACTGCAAATGTCGATTACTATGCATTGATCGGTTTACGTCGTGGGTGTTCAAGGTCTGAGCTTGAGAGGGCTCATTTGCTGCTTTGTTTGAGGCACAAGCCGGATAAAGCTACCAACTTTATCGATAGTTGCGAGTTCGCTGATGAGCGTGATGTTGACTCGGTGAAAGACAGAGCCAAGATGTCGGCTCTGCTTCTTTACAGATTGCTTCAAAAAGGTTATTCCAGCGTCATGTCTACAATTATGGATGAAGAAGCAGCTGAGAAGCGAAGGAAGAAAGCTACATTTCAAGTGCCACAGACGCAAAATTCTAGCTCTAATTTGGATCCTGAATCTACTCTCGCTTATTCAGTAAATTCATCAAATGCCTCGGATTGCGATGGGAGGGTTAATCCCAGTGAAAACGAAACAACAACATCCAGTACAAACGCGTTTCAAGGTGTATTTTGCAGGGATCTTGCAGCAGTTGGGAATTTGCTATCACAAGTTGGGTTTAATCATCCACTTCCAATGAAATATGAGGCTCTGAGTTGCTGATTCTTTCTTACAAGTCTATTGTCTGGACAAGATTAAAAAGTTACTAGAGATGATTACCGGCAGGAGAATCTCTGCCCCATTTTACCTGTTTGTacaaaaaaaatagtaaaattttatcCTGCCGGAAGTTTTTGTCGTCCTTATGCTTATCTACCACATGTACAGAAATTATCATTACTCAATTTCTACTTTTGGTTGCATTTCCTTAGCCTAAAACGATTTTTCTTTATGTTCTCTAATTCAACGGATATTAACGTTTAGAATGGGGTGAAGCTGTAGTTtggttctctttttttttttttttttgtcttattTGTAGgcatttcatttttattaattgATTTTATCTTAAGCCTGACATTCCACTAGATTTTTTTATTTGCTAGTTCCAGACCTATGCTCTGCTTTATCCACTTGATGAGAGAGGGGTTGGTTTTGGGAGCACTCCCACCACCCTTGTGTTCTTTGATGTGTGAGCTCCATGGCTTGGCTTAGTGCATATATACATCAGCGTTATTAAAACGTGGCTTTAGATTGAACTGAAAAAACCTGTTTGAagaaaataatatcaaaaagtaCAATGTCTAGTCAGGTGAGGTCAGGTCAGGTCTCTGCCATACAAGCAAGTAAAAATCAAGGACTCATACGAAGGGCTTTTAGTAAAGGTGACGTCCATTCAAGCTACAGTTTTAGAGCATCAATTACGTTCTGGCCTTCCAGGCATGCATCGCACTATTCTCCATTGTAATCTTCAATGCACCGGTAACAATGAATAAAGCTGTTGGTTAATACAATTACACCCTTGTTCATCCAACACATTCTCATTGCTACTAATCTTCTATGTTTTACGACACAAATTAGGTTGATACAGGAAGAGTCTTCTCGGCTTCCCTTTAAAATTCAAAAGATATCGATTAATAtaatttgtttaaaaaaatattaatagttGTGTAATTAAATGTTCCCTTTGTGATACATTATCAGCTTTTCCCATGACTGATACAAACCATCTTTCGTTGATTTTCATGGAGACCAAACAAAGAATCACTCCATCTCATATGAAACAAGGAAGTATATAGTGAGGAAGATTAGCAAGCATCATTTGGTTCCTCAATCATCATCCTTTCATTTGATTTGCAGATTAAATTTTTTCAACCATCAAACAACTAAGATACATGCATGTGATGTGAGCCACTAATATTTTTATGGGAAACCCTTTTATACAAACAATTATTAGACAATCTCACCCTATTAACTTTAGAAATTTCAAgggttttttaattaaataaataaaatatgttattACCATAATATTTATATTCTAAAATGAAATCAGAAATTCTAGTTTTACCTAATTATCATTGCTTCTAATTCCTTTCCTACCAAGCGATTTTAAGAGCTCTGTTTTTATCCTTAAAATTTCTAATTTATCGAAATTATGCATCAACCAAATTCTTACCCCAaatgtatatgcatatataaaACCCCAACAATCAGTGATTCCTCCATCAAAGACACTTTTTCAATTCCACGGGACAATTTGACATAGCAACAGTTGGACCTCTAGCATATTAGCTTCGCGTGACTCAAGATGCACCACCCTCCCTACTCATTTTTCattcaataaattaaaaaaaaaaatagatatttGAAGCTCATCAGCCGCAGTAGTCCAACTACTAGAGGAATATTaagctaatttgactaaaaaaccACCCTAGTCTGTCCAATCCCTCAAACAAGCCATGCGAATACCTAAAGTTTCAACCACCTCAATGGACGAGGCCACAAGAAAGTCCACAACATTCCCAACATGGATGATTTCACTCAACAAAACTAATACCAGGATGCAGAGAAGCATTGCAATTACATTTGACAAACTCTGAAAACTGGTCACAAGCATGAACCTTTTGAACATTTTAGTTATGTAATTGAGGATTCAATAAAATTTACATTAAGAAACATTTTTGATTCTTCAAGGAAAGGAAAGAAATACATCTAGTATTTGTGTTTTTCCAATTCAGATTATcataaaatttgtcattttacTTCTTCAAAATGATGTTCATGTTGTTTACATTTTTGTACACAAGTTTTTATGTAGATTTTGATACGTTGTATTCTTTTGCAGCAAATTTGTAAAGGTGAGGTCAAAGCGAGATCATTGATGAAATAATAAAGTATTTGTGTTCAAACTTTATAAGTTGAAACCCAAAAGCTCGTATCCTTAGCCTTGATCAAAATAAAAAAGTTGGTTTGCGCTGCAAGCAGAATATTTTGAAAGTAGAGTTTTAACCGTGAATTTCAAGGTCAAGGATTAAGTGTGAAAATTGGATGAATTTTTAGTCAAAATAGATTTCGTTTTTTGTTATTTCCAAATTATGAAGAAGAGAAAATAAGCTTAAATCCTAGGAAAATAGTTAATGGTGTTAGAATGTAGGGAACATGGGAAGTTGTGGCGGCATATGAATAAATTTGATGTCAGCTGCTCCATGTGACGGACGGCTTCTCTTTTATCTCACACTTGCCTTTCTACTTTTTCTACATAATTATATTTCTTAAGATGGGTTGATGAGGCTCGTATCCCAGCAGTAAATAGTAATTAGAATCATGTTTTTATCTTTGTGTACTAACATCACATGTCACCCACTTTAATAGACTATCATAACAATCTTTCATGGAAAATACTGCTGCTATAGTGGCTATGATACAAGATATGCGAAACATAGCAGAGGAGGAGCACGCAATCTTCCTTGCACTATAATGATCATTCCATAAAACGCAAGCTACTTTCTTCACTCACGCCATTCTTGTTCCATTCATAAGGCTCCCCTGCTGCCTCATTCAATTTCAACAACAATTTGAAATCAGGGATAGATGTGGAAATCTCAAAAGTTAATTACTTTAAACAACAAAAGTTTTCAACCAAGGAGAGCTGAACAACGAAAGCAAAATTATGATCAATTAGAAATAGGGTACCTTCCAGATATATCATTACTCTTCACTACTGTTATTATTCGGCTTTCTTCTGGGCTGCTATCACCTATTTATATGGAATTTAATGAGGAGCAAGCCCAATGTTATTTTTTTCTTTGGATTAAGTAAAATTTTATTCATCCAAAAAAGTAGGCAACTTTTTGCTACATATatttaactaaattatttatatttaaggtGAGTTTAgtattactttttaaaaatatttttaagataaaaatacgtttaaaataaaaagtattgCGAAACAAGATGTTTTTTAATATTTCAGAAGTAATTTTGAGATAAAAAAATATTCTTTAGTTGTAGCTGTGGGATTGTATTTAGAGGCTTATGGTTTGCGAGTGATTCATCATTCTTGGCAAGATAGATTTGATTAGCTTCTTATTCATGGAAAGAGCATACATGGGAGAACTCCAAGGCCAATTCAAGTTTTATTCAGTCAGATTAAAAGTTTTATTAGTGATTGGCTTATTGATAAAAGAAtgttgtaaatgtttttgaccATTTAGTTAGGGGTGAGGATTAACTGCGAGCTTGAGAAGTATTTTTTATCTCAAAagcaaaagtaaaaaaaattacttCCTAAACTCACACTTAATCCTCACCCCTAACCAAATGGTCAAAAATATTTACAACAATCTTTTATCAACAAGCCTATCACTAATAAAACTTTTAATCTATTAAACAAAACTTGAATTGGTCTTGGAGCTCTCCCATGTATGCTCTTTCCATGAATAAGAAACTAATTAAATCCATTTTGCCAAAAATGATGAATCATTCGTAAACCACAAACTCCAAATACGATCCCGAAGTGAATAGGAGCAACAACCAAAAAGATTATCTCTAGTTTCTAATTTATCACCATCTCAGAAAACACACCTTTGATCAGTTTGGTATCCCCAACCAATCATCCTACACTGAAAGCTGATTTTGCATAGCTAACCATACAATAAACGAATGCCTCGGAATAGTGATTCATCCATACAAGCCCCAAGTGGCTAATAgcgtttaattaaaatatttaaaatttttatggaattaatgaattttttcaaaaaatttggagcataattaaaacttttaaaacatttagaaattgaaataaaaatttcaaaaccaaGGCCAAAGCTCCTAATTCCTATTAACATTCGCCCCTGTGAAGTGAGATCGAATTTCACAAAGATTAGAAGCTTGCCAACATTCAAAACCACATACGAGTTGTGAATAAACTAATAACTTTTTAATGAGTAggtttctttttcccattttaattgtttttcttttGAGTTTATTATATTTGTTAATACAATTTTACCTAAATGAtccaaaaaaataattatttatataattgatCCTGATATGAAAACAATCATTCAAATGATTGTGTCAagtgttaaaaaaataatttttgagtGTTGGGGACTAGATAGTTGCCACCATCATATTTTTTTCACCGTATATTATTCTGATATATGTTTATACcaatatttgaaaaataaaataaaattttaaggtgTTGGCGCACTAATGGTCAGTATCCATTTatcatattaaaaaaatattttttgggtGCTACAAACTAATAGCTGGCaccccttttaaaattaaaaaaaaatggatGTTGGGACATTGATGGCCGACACCCTTATACTAGATTAAAAAAAATTAGGGTGTTGGGACACTGATGGCCGGCACCCCAATACcagatttaaaaaaataatgttgAGACACTAATAGTCGGCATCCCCTTAGTCTATTGGATGGGAAAAAGTTGTAGAGAATACCATCAAATGTGTGTGATCTAATGGATTGCAGATGGGAGTGTTTGGAAGTGTATAACCGAATTTCAGGGTTGAATTATACACAGTCATGTTTTAACAGAGTTAAACTATATACTGTCACGTGAACCATAAATGTTATGCCATCAAAGGGTGGATGACTTCTTCTGCTATATATGGTGATCTGTGTAGACCAGTTATGGTTAAAGAATATGGCTAGCGAACATGgtcaaaattattaaaagtacGTAGACCTAATTCAAGCAGAAG
This is a stretch of genomic DNA from Gossypium arboreum isolate Shixiya-1 chromosome 11, ASM2569848v2, whole genome shotgun sequence. It encodes these proteins:
- the LOC108470399 gene encoding uncharacterized protein LOC108470399, with the protein product MAVSPCLSANDQKKHWWVSNRKLVEKYVKDARCLMATQEQSEMASALNLLDAALALSPRFEIALELKARCLLYLRRFKDVADMLQDYIPSIKISSDDSASLSSDNSSQPLSRERVNLLPPPNSQDPSFKCFSVSDLKKKVMAGMSKNCDKEGQWRYLVLGQACCQLGLMEDAMVLLQTGKRLASAAFRRESICRSDDSFSLPTTITTSDISSAATTPPSTPPRNPTSLSEFQNISHLLSHIKFLLRRRTAAIAALDASLYSEAIRHFSKIVDGRRLAPQGFLAECYMHRASAYKASGRIAESISDCNKTLALDPTCIQALDTRASLLETIRCLPDCLHDLEHLKLLYNSILRDRKLPGPVWKRHNVRYREIPGKLCALTTKIQQLKQRVASGETANVDYYALIGLRRGCSRSELERAHLLLCLRHKPDKATNFIDSCEFADERDVDSVKDRAKMSALLLYRLLQKGYSSVMSTIMDEEAAEKRRKKATFQVPQTQNSSSNLDPESTLAYSVNSSNASDCDGRVNPSENETTTSSTNAFQGVFCRDLAAVGNLLSQVGFNHPLPMKYEALSC